A region from the Deltaproteobacteria bacterium genome encodes:
- a CDS encoding AAA family ATPase has product MGLELKYKEVPVEKLRWRCPPESLPFEDTSEIPACTEIIGQERALKAIRLGLEMDSLGYNIFIVGLLGTGRNTTIKCLLEEIDKAGKIPDDLCYVSNFK; this is encoded by the coding sequence TATAAAGAGGTTCCGGTGGAGAAATTAAGGTGGCGGTGCCCGCCCGAGTCACTTCCGTTCGAGGATACGAGCGAAATCCCGGCTTGCACGGAAATTATCGGCCAGGAGAGGGCCTTGAAAGCCATCCGCTTGGGGTTGGAGATGGACAGCCTGGGTTACAACATTTTTATAGTAGGGTTGTTAGGAACCGGTCGCAACACCACGATCAAGTGCCTGCTGGAGGAGATCGACAAGGCCGGGAAAATCCCTGATGACCTCTGCTACGTGAGTAATTTCAAA